In Drosophila yakuba strain Tai18E2 chromosome 2R, Prin_Dyak_Tai18E2_2.1, whole genome shotgun sequence, a single genomic region encodes these proteins:
- the LOC6529531 gene encoding uncharacterized protein LOC6529531 produces MKMSSPRIMQQKRSSKSSNSSRVSMTTSTAEENLIESKLFSWMRLFRFASLLCRAE; encoded by the coding sequence ATGAAGATGAGCTCGCCCAGGATCATGCAGCAGAAACGGAGCAGCAAGTCCTCCAACTCGTCGCGGGTCTCCATGACCACCTCGACGGCGGAGGAGAATCTCATAGAATCGAAGCTCTTCAGCTGGATGCGTCTATTCCGGTTCGCCTCGCTGCTCTGCCGCGCCGAGTAA
- the LOC6529533 gene encoding zinc finger protein 2 homolog — translation MWPGNTQRRCKQSKNNILVNGIYIKSQMAMENICRVCMGNHDDMVNIFDGAPRVGPSIPDMIAQWSGYQVAKGDSLPEHICASCLEDAHNAFDIRQTSQIGHQFLCRVKVEAAEENSQYNEFWQVSNTASDKSNSSQKLDYRDNLIEEDLDLIEERTGQLFQHPQKIGAVEIHLLKDQISVCATDQTGAYFQGEEYSELSVGEYFQSNSNIRQANTSSFDQSNCHIQQDNFGDEVISVDEIEPPVGDVRDPCIPKTFWLHKDNQERPHNCSRCGKSFARYCSFKNHLRAHEEEDNDSPSEHKPHIGTFQKTKTLQDQKSVSLKHQDRVSSDRLKLACTYCPKVCSYRGDLIKHIRVHTGERPYKCNHCPKAFKQSFDLKRHTETHGTTRRQFKCNLCASAFLGHSNLVAHMRKHEEIMPFKCHICPRVFKYCTSLKIHIRSHTGERPYSCSQCSKTYKQISDLKRHKLSFHKEAQQNGQTEVNLRDFKKYECTHCNKRFVTKYTLEVHARIHSGVKPYRCDICERTFKYVSSLKVHTRSHTGERPFVCEYCPKAFAQQIDLCRHIRIHTGERPHKCGQCESTFMDHSALKAHLLVHSEERPYKCSLCQKGFKVSAILSRHMRTHTGEKPYKCDHCSKAYADPRSLKMHVPIHSKK, via the exons ATGTGGCCAGGAAATACACAGCGCAGATGTaaacaatcaaaaaataatattttagtaaatggAATCTACATTAAATCACAAAT GGCCATGGAGAATATATGTCGAGTTTGCATGGGAAACCACGATGACATGGTCAACATTTTCGACGGCGCACCAAGAGTGGGACCTTCAATCCCGGACATGATTGCCCAGTGGTCCGGCTATCAAGTTGCGAAAGGGGACTCTCTGCCTGAACACATTTGCGCAAGTTGCCTGGAGGATGCGCACAATGCATTCGATATTCGGCAGACTTCCCAGATAGGCCACCAATTCCTGTGCCGAGTAAAAGTGGAAGCCGCCGAGGAAAACTCGCAGTATAACGAATTTTGGCAGGTCTCGAACACCGCGAGTGATAAATCAAATTCTAGTCAAAAGTTAGATTACCGAGATAACCTAATTGAAGaagatttagatttaattGAGGAAAGGACTGGACAACTATTCCAGCATCCCCAAAAGATCGGCGCAGTAGAAATTCACCTACTTAAGGATCAAATATCAGTCTGTGCAACTGATCAAACAGGTGCCTATTTTCAAGGCGAAGAATATAGCGAATTATCTGTCGGTGAATATTTTCAATCCAATTCGAATATAAGACAGGCTAACACTAGTTCATTCGATCAATCTAACTGCCACATTCAGCAGGACAACTTCGGAGATGAAGTTATATCAGTAGACGAAATCGAACCACCCGTTGGAGATGTTCGAGATCCTTGTATACCAAAGACTTTTTGGTTGCACAAAGACAACCAAGAGCGACCGCACAATTGTTCCCGATGTGGAAAATCCTTTGCGCGCTACTGTAGTTTTAAGAACCACCTCAGGGCTCACGAGGAAGAAGACAATGACTCTCCATCAGAGCATAAGCCACATATTGGTACATTTCAAAAGACCAAAACACTGCAAGATCAGAAAAGTGTTTCTTTAAAGCATCAGGACCGTGTTTCATCGGATAGGCTTAAGCTTGCGTGCACATATTGCCCTAAAGTTTGTTCGTATCGAGGTGATCTTATAAAACACATACGTGTTCACACGGGGGAACGTCCGTATAAATGTAATCACTGTCCAAAGGCATTTAAGCAAAGCTTCGATCTAAAGCGGCACACTGAGACTCACGGCACCACGAGACGACAATTCAAGTGTAATCTATGTGCAAGTGCTTTCCTTGGTCACTCAAACCTTGTCGCCCACATGCGGAAACATGAGGAAATAATGCCGTTTAAATGTCACATATGCCCAAGAGTTTTCAAGTATTGCACATCCCTAAAGATACACATCCGTTCTCACACCGGCGAACGACCGTATTCATGTAGCCAATGTTCCAAAACGTATAAGCAAATAAGCGATCTTAAACGACACAAATTAAGCTTCCACAAGGAAGCTCAGCAGAACGGTCAGACTGAAGTGAATCTCCGGGATTTTAAAAAATACGAATGTACGCATTGCAATAAGAGGTTTGTGACTAAATATACTTTAGAGGTGCATGCCAGGATACACTCTGGCGTGAAGCCGTATAGGTGTGATATCTGCGAAAGGACCTTTAAATATGTCTCATCACTGAAAGTGCACACTAGAAGTCACACTGGCGAACGACCGTTTGTGTGCGAATATTGCCCAAAGGCTTTTGCTCAACAAATCGATTTATGTCGACACATCCGTATCCACACAGGAGAAAGACCGCATAAGTGTGGTCAGTGTGAGAGCACCTTTATGGACCACTCTGCCCTCAAAGCACACCTTCTTGTTCACTCGGAGGAAAGGCCCTATAAGTGCTCCCTATGCCAAAAGGGATTTAAGGTGTCGGCAATTCTTAGTCGGCACATGAGGACTCATACTGGCGAAAAACCCTATAAGTGCGACCATTGCTCGAAGGCCTACGCAGATCCCAGATCTCTTAAGATGCATGTCCCGATTCATTCGAAAAAATAA
- the LOC122319552 gene encoding zinc finger protein 82 homolog, with protein sequence MEMICRVCLANHDELVNIFHGKPGLGLSIPEMIAQWSGYRVSKGDYLPEHICPSCLEDAQHACKFQKSLKTPDLVKIDQSTENVQEFEICLGDLCQTHCHSQDAFGDHDSASLVLPRNTWKFDDRDRSHCLSRETPNQDTQTVISTPVDKRNIRLGTREKTHKCCYCPKAFRVKYDLTKHIRTHTGERPFQCSHCQWSFKQKYHLRRHMLVHTAVGPYKCST encoded by the coding sequence atggaaatgataTGTCGAGTTTGCCTGGCGAACCACGACGAACTGGTCAATATATTCCATGGAAAACCTGGACTTGGACTTTCGATTCCGGAGATGATTGCCCAGTGGTCCGGCTATCGAGTTTCAAAAGGCGACTACCTTCCCGAACACATTTGTCCAAGTTGCCTGGAAGATGCGCAGCATGCATGCAAGTTTcaaaagtctttaaaaaccCCTGATTTGGTTAAAATTGATCAATCCACTGAAAACGTTCAAGAGTTCGAAATATGTTTAGGCGACTTATGTCAAACCCATTGCCATAGTCAGGATGCTTTTGGGGATCATGATTCGGCTTCCCTAGTGCTTCCCCGTAATACATGGAAATTCGATGATCGCGACCGTTCCCATTGTCTCTCCAGAGAAACACCTAACCAAGACACACAAACTGTGATATCCACACCGGTGGACAAGCGAAACATCCGGCTGGGCACTCGAGAAAAAACACATAAGTGTTGTTACTGCCCAAAGGCCTTTAGGGTCAAATATGACCTTACAAAGCACATCCGGACTCATACGGGAGAGCGACCGTTTCAGTGTTCACACTGCCAGTGGTCCTTCAAACAAAAATACCATCTTAGACGACACATGCTCGTCCACACAGCAGTTGGACCATACAAGTGCTCAACATAG
- the LOC6529534 gene encoding serine/threonine-protein kinase grp — protein sequence MAATLTEAGTGPAGTREFVEGWTLAQTLGEGAYGEVKLLINRQTGEAVAMKMVDLKKHPDAANSVRKEVCIQKMLQDTHILRFFGKRSQGSVEYIFLEYAAGGELFDRIEPDVGMPQHEAQRYFTQLLSGLNYLHQRGIAHRDLKPENLLLDEHDNVKISDFGMATMFRCKGKERLLDKRCGTLPYVAPEVLQKAYHAQPADLWSCGVILVTMLAGELPWDQPSTNCTEFTNWRDNDHWQMQTPWSKLDTLAISLLRKLLATSPGTRLTLEKTLDHKWCNMQFADNERSYDLVDSAAALEICSPKAKRQRLQSSAHLSNGLDDSISRNYCSQPMPTMRSDDDFNVRLGSGCSKEDGGNRQALAQEARLSYSFSQPALLDDLLLATQMNQTQNASQNYFQRLVRRMTRFFVTTRWDDTIKRLVGTIERLGGYTCKVGDDGVVTISTVDRNKLRLLFKAHIIEMDGKILVDCRLSKGCGLEFKRRFIKIKNALEDIVLKGPTTWPIAIATNSVP from the exons ATGGCTGCGACGCTGACGGAAGCGGGAACAGGTCCTGCGGGCACCAGGGAGTTCGTCGAGGGTTGGACTTTGGCCCAAACTCTGGGCGAAGGTGCCTACGGCGA GGTAAAGCTGCTAATCAACCGGCAGACGGGCGAAGCTGTGGCCATGAAAATGGTGGATCTAAAAAAACATCCGGATGCAGCGAACTCGGTGCGGAAGGAAGTCTGCATACAGAAGATGCTCCAGGACACGCATATTCTCCGatttttcggcaaacgttcgCAGGGCAGCGTGGAGTACATATTCTTGGAATACGCCGCCGGTGGGGAATTATTCGATCGAATAG AGCCCGATGTGGGAATGCCGCAGCATGAGGCTCAGAGGTATTTTACACAGCTGTTGTCCGGACTCAATTATCTGCATCAGCGTGGGATCGCTCATCGGGACCTGAAGCCGGAAAATCTGCTGCTCGATGAGCATGACAACGTGAAAATATCGGACTTTGGCATGGCTACTATGTTTAG GTGCAAGGGCAAGGAGCGACTGCTGGACAAACGCTGCGGCACCTTGCCGTATGTGGCTCCCGAGGTGCTCCAGAAGGCATATCACGCCCAGCCGGCGGATCTTTGGTCGTGTGGTGTTATATTGGTTACAATGCTGGCGGGTG AGCTGCCCTGGGATCAGCCTTCCACCAATTGCACGGAGTTTACCAACTGGAGGGATAACGATCACTGGCAAATGCAGACTCCTTGGAGCAAACTGGACACCTTGGCTATTTCGCTGCTTCGCAAGCTTTTGGCCACCAGTCCTGGCACGCGTCTGACCCTGGAGAAAACTCTGGATCACAAATGGTGCAACATGCAGTTTGCTGACAATG AACGTTCCTATGACCTGGTGGACTCGGCGGCTGCTCTGGAGATATGCTCGCCAAAGGCTAAGAGGCAGCGTCTGCAATCGAGTGCCCACTTGAGTAATGGCCTGGATGACTCCATCTCCCGGAACTACTGCTCTCAGCCCATGCCTACGATGCGCAGCGACGATGACTTCAATGTAAGACTGGGCAGTGGTTGCTCCAAAGAGGATGGAGGCAATCGCCAGGCGTTGGCCCAAGAGGCTCGGCTCAGTTACTCATTTTCGCAACCAGCTCTTCTGGATGATCTCCTACTGGCCACCCAGATGAACCAAACGCAGAACGCCTCCCAGAACTATTTCCAGCGTTTGGTGAGGAGAATGACCCGATTCTTTGTGACAACGAGATGGGATGACACTATCAAGCGATTGGTGGGAACCATCGAAAGACTGGGTGGCTATACGTGCAAAGTCGGCGACGACGGAGTGGTCACCATTTCGACTGTCGATCGGAATAAGCTGCGATTGCTTTTCAAGGCGCACATTATAGAGATGGATGGCAAGATTCTTGTGGACTGCCGGCTGTCAAAGGGTTGCGGCTTGGAGTTTAAACGACGCTTTATAAAGATCAAAAACGCTCTGGAGGATATCGTGCTCAAAGGACCCACCACCTGGCCAATAGCGATTGCTACCAATTCGGTGCCTTAG
- the LOC6529539 gene encoding LON peptidase N-terminal domain and RING finger protein 3, with the protein MDKKDITKMLKKKLITEINKERKQNQLKDEIIRDKLEFKKRVPDLRRQLDIEKTKTKALRLKLSAQDTDANAEEKFKLSLKLQKIAKENKCYICHLKYEVTGGHRPVSIKCGHLFGENCILAHLDCNNQCPICKSLTDTMDIRFIIAGQNLCTAELME; encoded by the coding sequence ATGGATAAAAAAGATATTACAAagatgttaaaaaaaaaactcataACTGAAATTAATAAGGAGAGAAAACAGAACCAGCTAAAGGACGAAATTATCCGGGATAAACTCGAGTTTAAAAAGCGTGTGCCTGATCTGCGACGCCAACTGGACATAGAGAAGACCAAAACGAAGGCGTTGCGACTGAAGCTATCGGCGCAGGACACGGATGCGAATGCTGAAGAGAAGTTCAAGCTGTCTTTGAAACTACAGAAGATCGCCAAAGAAAACAAGTGCTACATCTGCCACTTGAAGTATGAGGTTACTGGAGGACATCGCCCAGTTTCCATCAAGTGCGGTCACCTTTTCGGTGAGAATTGCATCCTTGCTCACTTGGATTGTAACAATCAATGCCCCATCTGTAAATCACTGACTGACACTATGGACATTCGCTTCATTATAGCAGGCCAAAATTTGTGCACGGCTGAATTAATGGAATGa
- the LOC6529540 gene encoding E3 ubiquitin-protein ligase RNF8 produces MFKRRAGIRSLKRMLKMELVEELLEERKTGEQKDKQLAKLKITIEDLDKLRQEEDEINNKLEEEMDKQQLLHEQLQANKILTKQLEKIALENRCSICLFPWEANNYHRLVSLKCGHLFGEMCIRTHLQQSNICPICRKIAVGRDVRRVLLNHTP; encoded by the coding sequence ATGTTCAAAAGAAGGGCTGGGATTCGCTCGTTGAAGAGGATGTTAAAGATGGAACTCGTTGAGGAGCTCTTAGAGGAAAGAAAAACTGGTGAGCAAAAGGACAAGCAACTGGCGAAGCTAAAAATCACAATCGAGGATTTGGATAAACTTCGCCAGGAGGAAGACGAGATAAATAACAAACTGGAAGAGGAGATGGACAAACAGCAACTATTGCACGAACAGTTGCAAGCCAACAAGATTTTAACAAAGCAGCTAGAGAAGATTGCCTTGGAGAATAGGTGCAGCATATGCCTGTTTCCTTGGGAAGCGAATAACTATCACCGCCTGGTTTCGCTCAAATGTGGTCACCTTTTTGGGGAAATGTGCATCCGAACCCACTTGCAGCAGTCGAATATTTGCCCTATATGCAGAAAAATAGCTGTTGGAAGAGACGTCCGGCGTGTGTTATTAAACCACACCCCATAA